The DNA window TATGCGCGGCGGGCCCGGCTTGGGTAATATTGCGCCGGCCCAGTCGGATTATTTCCAGGCGGTTAAGGGCGGCGGCCACGGTGATTATAAATTAATCGTGCTGGCGCCTGCTTCGGTTCAAGAAATAATTGATTTAATGCAGGTGGCCTTTGACCTGGCTGACCGGTACCGCACCCCTGTCATGCTGGTGGGGGACGGTATCCTGGGGCAAATGATGGAGCCGGTGGAACTGGCCGATGAGGTGACCTTACCTGCTATGCCGGCCAAGCCATGGGCTGCCGGCGGCCTGCGGGGCAGAGAAAAGCCCAATATTATTAACTCCCTCTATATCGTACCGGAACAGTGCGAAAAACTGAATCAAAGGCTGTTTGCCAAGTATGCGGAAATTGCTGCCAAAGAAACCCGCTGGGAAGAATATCAGCTGGCGGATGCAGAAATTGTCTTAACAGGTTTTGGCACGGCAGCCCGCATTGCCAAGTCGGTGGTTGATAAAGCACGGGCGGCCGGCATTAAAGCGGGTTTAATCAGGCCCATTACCCTGTGGCCTTTCCCGTCTGAGGTTTATGCCCGGGCGGCGGCTCATGCGGCAAGCTTTTTATGCATTGAGATGAGTATGGGGCAAATGGTTGAGGATGTTAAACTGGCGGTCAACGGCCAAAGACCGGTACATTTCTATGGCCGCAGCGGTGGCATGGTGCCCCTGGCCAAAGATGTTTTGGCAGAGCTGAAAAAAGTTATGGCAGGGGGTGCTGAGTAATGACCAAAGTAATATTTAAGCGACCGCAAGCCCTGACAGACAAGCAATTTCACTATTGTCCCGGCTGCACTCACGGTATTATTCACCGGCTGGTGGCTGAAGTAATTGATGAAATGAATATCCGGGATAATACTGTGGGCGTTTGTCCGGTTGGTTGTGCGGTATTTGCTTATGATTATTTTAACCTGGATATGTTTCAGGCCGCCCATGGCCGTGCGCCTGCGGTGGCCACCGGGATTAAGCGCTCGCTGCCCGATCGTATGGTGTTTACCTACCAGGGGGACGGTGACCTGGCTTCCATTGGTACGGCTGAAATTGTTCATGCGGCTGCCCGGGGTGAAAAAATAACCACCATTTTTGTAAATAATGCTGTTTACGGTATGACCGGCGGTCAAATGGCCCCTACCACACTGCCCGGTCAAAAGACCACCACCACACCCGGCGGACGCCAAAAGGAGACAGCCGGGCTGCCTGTTAAGGTTTCCGAAATGCTGGCTACCCTGGACGGGGCCGCTTATATTGCCAGGGTTTCGGTGCACGACCCCAAGCATATTATGCAGGCCAAGATGGCTATTCGCAAAGCCTTTGCAGTACAGCAAGCCGGCCTGGGCTTCGCCCTGGTGGAGGTTCTTTCCACCTGTCCCACCAACTGGGGATTAACCCCTAAAGAGGCGTTAAAGTGGCTGGCAGACAACATGATCCCGTACTACCCTCTCGGTGTGTACAAAGAACCGGCGGAGGTGAAGTAAATGTTGCAGGAAATTTTAATTGCAGGCTTTGGTGGCCAGGGGGTTCTTTCTACCGGCCAGTTGCTGGCTTACGCAGGGATGCTGGAAAACAAGCAGGTGGCCTGGATTCCTTCCTACGGCCCGGAAATGCGAGGCGGTACCGCCAACTGTGGGGTGACTATATCTGACGAGCCGATCAGCTCACCCCTGGTTACCGAGCCTACCACATTAATTGTGATGAACCGCCCGTCTTTGGAAAAGTTTGAGCCGGCGGTGGTACCCGGCGGTTTGATTTTAATCAATGCTTCATTGGTTGACCGGCAGGTAAAGCGAAATGATGTTCAAGTAATGGAAATACACGCCAACCAAATTGCTGAAGAGCTTGGCAACGTTAAAGTGGCCAACAATGTGATCCTTGGTGCTTTGATTGAATTAACCGGCATTGTATCCGTTGAGTCGGTGGTGGAATCACTGAAAAAGGTTTTGCCGGCCAGACGTCATAATATGATCCCGGTTAACCGGCAGGCCCTGGAAAAGGGCGCTCAGTTAGCCAGGGAAATGAAAAAATAAATTAAAAGCAACAGGCAGCCGGCAGCATAGCAAGCAATCTATGCTGCCGGCTTGACTTTCTTTTTCGCATATATTAAGTTGATGAACAGCGGGGAGAAAAAATTGGGAGGTGACCCCTTTGGTAAATAAAGAAAGAATAATCCAGGAATTTTTGCAGCTGGTACAGGTGGATAGCGAATCCGGGGCAGAAAGACAGTTAGCCGACCTGCTCAAGGAAAAGCTGACCGACCTGGGACTGGCGGTAGATGAAGATGAAGCGGGCAATTTTATTGAAGTGGGCCGGCGGACCGGCAACCTTATAGCCACCCTGCCGGCCAACGGCGGAGCCGGTCCGCTTTTATTGCTGTCAGCCCACATGGATACAGTCAAACCCGGCCGGGGAGTGCGGCCCCGGCGGGCAAACGGGATTATTGCTTCAGCGGGAGATACTGTTTTAGGTTCGGATGATAAAGCAGGCATTACGGCCATCTTAGAATGTTTGCGGGTTATTCAGGAAGAAAAAATTGCTCACGGCGGTATCCAGGTGGTCTTTACCATAGCGGAGGAGATCGGCCTGGTGGGTGCCAAAAATTTAGATTACAGCCGTATCAAAGCCCGGTTGGGCTTTGTGCTGGACAGCGGCGGGCCGCCGGGAGAAATTATCATCAAAGCTCCTACCCAGTACAGCTTTACCGCCACTGTCAAGGGGAAAGCAGCCCATGCCGGTATTGCTCCGGAACAGGGCATCAATGCCATTGTGGTGGCTGCCCATGCCATTGCCGGTATGCGGGTGGGCCGCATTGACCGGGATACTACTGCCAACATCGGTTTGCTGAACAGCGGTGTTGCCACCAATATTGTGCCGGAACAGGCTGTCGTTCAAGGGGAGGCCCGCAGTATCGATCCTGTTAAAGCAGAGGAACAAATTCAACACATGGTGGATGAATTTAACAAAGCGGCAGCAAAGTTTGGTGCTACCGCCGAGGTCGAAGTAGTAAAAGAATACGATGCCTTTAATTTAAGCCCGGACGCCCTGCCGGTGCGGATAGCCAGGCAGGCGGCAGAGAAGCTCGGTCTTAAGCCGTTGTTGGGACAAACCGGAGGCGGCAGTGACGCCAACATTTTTAACGGCCGGGGTATTGTTTGTGCGAATTTAGGCATTGGCATGTCTAAAGTGCATACAACAGAAGAATTTATCAGTGAAGAAAACCTGGTAACAAATGCCCAATTAATGGTTGAAATCGTTAAAACAGCCCAGCAGACAAAGGAGTAAACCGCCAAGCCGAAGAACAAGGTTTAGATAAAACCTGTTATGTAAATAATGGCTGTTAGCAATATTTCCTGCATGAAATCAAGGAGGTTTTGTTTTGATTCGCACTCGTTTGGGGGTTGTCAAAGAGATTACCGGCACCAGAAAAGGTCTTACGGAATGCCTGGTGGAAGCGGCCGGTGAAATTCAGCGGGCGGTAAATTATGATGAACTTACCGGGCAGTTGCAAGCGGGTGATCAGGTATTGTTAAACACCACCGCTGTTTATAAAAAACTGGGTACCGGCGGCTTTCACTTTGTAATGGCAAATTTGTCCAGGCCGGAAAAAGAGGTGCAGCCGGCGGGGCATATTATGAAGATGCGCTACAGCCCTTGCCAGGTCAAGGTGCTGTCAGTGGAAGACCCGGACAGCCCTCATGCCGCCGTCATGCAACAAACTGACTCGCTGGACGGCACGCCGGTAATTATAGGTACCTTGCACAGCATGCTGGCGCCGGCGGCGGCAGCCCTTAAAAAGCTGGGGGGCGGCAGGTTGCAAGTGGCGTACTTGATGACTGACGGAGCGGCCCTTCCTTTACCGCTGTCCAAGCTGGTTGATGAACTAAAGGCAAAAGGGCTGATACAGCAAACCGTTACCTGCGGCCATGCCTTTGGCGGCGATCTGGAAGCCATCAATATTTATACCGGTTTGTTTGCTTGCAAAGCGGTGGCCGGGGCGGATGTAATCATTGCTGCCATGGGTCCGGGCATTGTGGGCAGCGGTTCCCGTTACGGCTTTACCGGGGTTGAACAGGGGGAGATTATCAATGCTGTGAACATCCTGGGTGGCCGTCCCATTGCCATTCCCCGTCTTAGCTTTGCGGATGCCCGGCCCAGGCACCGGGGCATCAGTCACCACACCCGCACCGCCCTCGGCCGCATAGCCTTAACGAAAGCAACCGTAACTTTGCCCAAATTAGCACCGGACAAAATGGAGACAGTGCTGCAGCAATTAGAAGCAAGCGGCATCAGTCAAAAGCACCAAATTGCCGTGCTGGATGCACAACCGGCTCTGGCAGCCCTGCAGGAATACAACCTGCAAGTTACCACCATGGGCAGGGGAGTCACAGAGGACCCCGAGTTTTTCCTGGCCGCCGGGGCAGCCGGCATATATGCCGCGGACATATTATCAGGCAGCAAATCGGCCGATTCAACAATTTAACCACTAACCGGCCCTGAAAACCGCTGTCGGATATTATGTTAACTGTCATGCCGGTTAAAGGTGGCATTAATTAGGTCCTCCACGGTTTTATGACGACAAGCATATTGATTAATGAGTTTACATAAATCTTTAACCTGGCACAAGAAATAAACTTTATCGCTGTAGATATATACCTGGGCCATGGATGTCCCTCCTTTCCGGTTATGGGACAGTATATGAGGAAAGGCCGTGCCTTATGTGTAGCAGATACACGGCAGGAAAGTGAGAAAAGCAAAAGAACTTTGGGGGAGATATCAAGTGAAGTTAGTTACCCTTACAGCCAATGCCAGCGGTGCTGCCCGGGCTGCCCGGGAGGGCCAAGTGGTGATGGTGGTGGATGTTATTGACATGTCCACCACCCTGGAAGCGGCCCTGGATGCCGGGGCACTGGCTGTTTTAGGTGCCAGTCCGGACGGCGCATCGCCGCCGGTGGAGGTGCGGCCCGAAGCTGTGGGCAGACAGGCGGCGGCGCTGGCTTTGGCGGCGGGTACCGGTGTGGTGCTGGTCACCGAACCCCGGGTGGGCTCGGACCAGGCGAGGGCGGCCAATGCGTCCCGGTTGCTGGCGGGGGTGCGCCAGGGGGGAGCGCCGGTAACCGCCATACTGCCCAATCTGGGAGCGGAAACCCCCAAACTTGGCGACCTGGCCGGCAAAATTGTAGTGGCTGCCACCGGCACCGGCGGTGTTGCTTACGATGCGGCTGTTACCGCCGGCGCCCCGGCAGTGGTTACCGGCACAGTGGCCAGAACACTCAAAAAGAAAGGCGCCGCCCCGGCTCTGGCAGCCGCCCGGCGTGCCATAGCGGCCGCCCGGCAGCATAATACAGGCATCTGCGTGGTGGCAGCCAGCGCCAATTCATTGGAGGATTTGTTGGCGGCAGAGTACATTATGAAAACCATTATTCAGGAAGGGTTTTTAAATCAGACTTAATTGCCCGGGTCAGCAAGGTTTATTAAAGAACCTTTTTCAGGCGCCCCACAGGCAATTAGCAACCCGTTTTAGGTTTGGCTGACGACTTGCTACTCACCCGGCCAGGTCATTTTTTATGGTACTATTTAGTTCAATCCCCGGCATAAATATGTACAGGAGTTCCTGGACCGGCGGGGTGATGGCTTGGCTAAAGGTATTAAAAACATGTGGAAAGCCTCCTGGCGTGACAGTTGGCCAGTTTATTTACTGGGCTTGGCAACCTTGCTGGCAGGTCTTTGCTTTGGCTGCTGGGGTGCTTATCATTTGGATGGCTCTCAGGCCGGCCGGCTGTCAGTGCTTATAGACAGTTTTGTTAACCAGGCGGGCAGCATGACCGTGGATCGCCAGCAGGCGGTGAAAAACGCCATTGCCAACAACCTTTTTTTGGTGGGCCTGTTTTATTTGCTTGGCTTAACCGTAATAGGCATGCCGGCTGTTCTGGTCCTGCTGTCGGCCAGGGGTTTTTCCCTGGGCTTTACCATTGGGTTTCTTACCCGAGATAAGGTGGGAGAAGGCATGGTGATAGCTCTGGCTTCAGTGATGCCGCAAAATGTCTTATTTATTCCCGCCATCTACCTGGCCGGTGTGGCAGCTTTGTCTTTTTCCTGGCTTCTTATAAAAAGGTTGCTTGATTCCAAGCAGCCGGTGCTGCCGGGACTGTTGGGTTATCATGTGCTAATGCTGGTGGTTTGCTGTATTGCCGCAGCGGCCGGTCTGGTGGAAGCCTTTGTAACGCCCGACCTTACCAGGGCTGCGATAAATCTGTTAATTAAATAAATAATTGGCAATGCCGGAAATATAACTTAACATATTTTGAAGACGCAGGGGAATAATAATAGTAAACCAAGGACAAACTAATTTCTTGCCTGTCAGAAAAACTTTATGATTAATTTATTTTTGCCGGGAGGGAGTACCAATGACGCAACAGTTAACCAACATGAATTTGCCCTATGATTTAATTAAAGGCGCTGCTTTTTCCGGTTTGGTCCCCCGGGAATTGGTACCCTATGTAAAACCCGCTCTGACAGAATTCCGCAATGAAATGGCTGCCGAATTAGGAATGCCCGATTATGCCCGGATTGATAAAGGAGAGCTGCCAAGTCGGCGTAACGGGGAAGTGGGCGGCGGCATGACTAAAAAAATGGTGGCTTTTGCTGAAGCAGTGCTGGCTTGGCATTATAAAAACAGATGCCTGCTCAAGGAATAAACGGCAGGCTCCCGCCGCTCGTGCAGGCAGGAGCCTGTTTATTTTAACCAGTAAATAACTTCCAGGAACAAAGCTGCTAAGCCGGCAGCCATTAACGGCCCGATGGGAATGCCGCCCAAAAAAATAATACCGATGAGAGAACCGATTACCATGCCAAAAATTAATTGCGGGTCTAATTTAAGCAGTTTCAGGCCTTCGCCATTCATGTGAGTGGCCAGGGCGCCGCCAATTAAAGCCAGGATGCCCTGGGGTGACAGGGTGGTTATTAGCAGGTCCCGGTAGATAAGATGATCGTTGGCCAGCGGAACCAGTACCGATAACATTAAAAAGATTAACCCCACTTCCAGGCCACGGCGTTCAATGATAGTGATAACTCTGTTCAACCGGCTTAATTTTAAAATCAATAAAATACAAGCGGCTGTGGCCAGCAAACCGGAATCGGCGGCAAATCCCATGAACAGCAGTATTAACAAAAATATATTGCCCCTGGTCACCAAACTCACCTCACAATATTTACCACCCTCAAATCATCCTATGCTGCATTGAAAAAACAATATGCCAAAAAAAAGACCCTGCATTGAGGGCCGGCCGTTAACTGCTTAAATTTGCTTTTTATTTTGCAACTCCATTAACTGGGCATGAAAAGACAACATATTGGCATGCATGTTTTCAAACCCACCCCGGATGCTTTCCAGTGACCGTTTGGTTTCTAAAATAAAAGTCCTGGCATTGTCAAAATAGCGTTCTATATCTTGTTCAGTGCCTAATATTAATAAAATTAAGATTAAAAATAAGGTAAAAGGACTTTGGGCGTTTAGAGCATTGGCGTAATGCTGATCCATAGGACACCTCCGTTAAGATTAATCCTTACTGACAGGATATGGCTGGCTGTTTTGATTGGTGACAGTCCATAAACAAAGCAAAATTTTACTGCCCCGGGGAGGGAACGGTGTGCTGGTTGTGTTGGTTACCAGGTTAAAGCACAAAATATTAAAAGGGTTGAGGTTAATGCTGGTTCTTTTAATACTGTCTGTTTTAATTTGCCAGTTGGCAGGTCTGCTGCGGTCGAGCGGTTTCCCTTTGGAAGAAAAGATTCCCAGCGGCAATCCGATGAAAGTGTTGGCTCCGATCTCTCAAGTTTTGTGCTGCAAAAATTAACATAAATTAAAAAAGGAAAACTATGGATTTTTGTTGAAGTAGTCCCCCAAGGGACTATTTTTATTATAAGGAGGCGGAGGGAAATGGAACGCTGGTTGGAAGAATTTATCCATTACCTGGCAGTGGAGAGGGGTCTGGCCCAAAATACATTAGCCTCCTATCGTATAGACCTCAATCAGTATATCAATTACTTAAAAAAGCAAGGGGTTACATCACCGCCCCTGATGGAACGCAATCATATCTTAGCGTACCTGTATAAATTACAAAAAGAAGGGAAGGCGCCTGCCACCGTTTCACGTTATTTGGCAGCCATCAAGCATTTTAACCGTTTTTTGCTGGCTGAAGGGGCAATTACGGAAGACCATACGGCCGGTCTGGAATCTCCCAAGTTGGCGCAGCGGCTGCCCAAGGTACTTTCTACGGCGGAAGTGGAAACGCTGCTCAGCCAGCCACAGTTGGCAGATCCGGCGGGGATCAGGGATAAGGCTATGTTGGAGCTGCTTTACGCCACAGGTATCCGGGTTTCTGAACTGGTATCCTTAAATCTGCAGGATGTGGATTTAGATATGGGATATATCCGCTGTTTTGGCAAAGGATCCAAAGAACGAATTATTCCGCTGGGTTCTGTGGCGGCTCATTATGTACGGGAATACCTGGCCAGGTCAAGGGTCAAACTAACTAGAGGGAAAGCCGAGCACCCGGCCTTGTTTGTTAATATACAGGGCAGGCGCTTAACCCGGCAGGGTTTTTGGAAAATTATCAAAAAGTACGCCCGGGAAGGGAAAATTGATAAACATATAACACCTCACACCTTAAGACATTCCTTTGCCACCCATCTGTTGGAAAATGGCGCAGACCTGCGGGCGGTGCAGGAGATGTTGGGCCATGCTGATATATCTACCACCCAGATTTATACCCACCTAACCAAGATCAGGCTGCGGGAGGTATACACTAACGCTCACCCGAGAGCTTAAACAATACTGCATAAGGGGTGATTCTTTTTGACTCAAGCAAAAGTAAACAGGGTTACTTTGATTGTTTTGGACAGTGTGGGCATCGGAGAACTGCCGGATGCTGCAGAGTATGGCGATCAAGGAAGCAACACCCTGGCCAATGTGGCCAGGGCGGTAGGAGGATTAAAACTGCCCAACCTGGGGCGGCTGGGGCTGGGCAATATCCATCCTATCTTAGGGGTGCCTGCGGTTGGCGACCCCCTGGGAGCCTACGGCAAAATGGCCGAAGCATCCAAAGGGAAAGATACTACCACCGGACACTGGGAGATGGCAGGCATTATTCTGGAGCGGCCTTTTCCCACTTATCCCCAGGGTTTCCCGCCGGAAATAATTGCTGCTTTGGAAAAAAGAATCGGCCGGCGGGTACTGGGCAATGTGGTGGCATCCGGCACCCAAATCATTGAGGAGCTGGGACAAGAGCACATGGCTACCGGCTACCCCATTGTTTATACCTCGGCAGACAGTGTATTTCAGGTGGCAGCACATGAAGAAATTATCCCCGTACCCGAGCTTTACCGGATATGTGAAATTGCCAGGCAACTGTTGGACGGTGAACACAGGGTGGGCAGGGTGATTGCCCGTCCCTTTGTGGGGCAGCCCGGCTCCTTTAAAAGAACCGCCAACCGGCATGATTACGCTGTACCGCCGCCAACCCCCAATATTTTGACGGTGCTGCAGCAAGCAGGCATTAAAACCATGGGGGTTGGCAAAATTTACGATATATTTGCCGGCGTAGGAGTGGCGGAAAGTTATAAAACCAAAGACAACATGGACGGCGTTGAGCAAACCGTAAATTTAATGAAAAAATGCCCGTCAGGTCTGATTTTTGCTAATCTGGTGGAATATGATTCGGTTTACGGCCACCGTAACGACCCGTCAGGCTACGCCCGGGCTTTGGAGGATTTTGACCGCAGATTGCCGGAGATAATGGCTGCCATGCTGCCGGAGGAGGTATTAATCCTGACGGCGGATCATGGTTGTGATCCTACCACCGCAAGTACCGACCATAGCCGGGAATATGTTCCCTTGCTGGTATACGGGCAGCCGGTCAAGGGCGGCAGCAATCTGGGCATCCGAAGTTCATTCAGCGACGTGGCAGCAACCCTGGCTGATTTCTTTGGATTGTCTTTTCATGTAGGAACCAGCTTTGCTGAACAGGTGCTAAGGCGGGGAGGCAACTAAAAATGCGAATGGTTGACCTTATACTTAAAAAAAGACGGGGGCAGGAACTGACTGCCGAAGAAATAAATTTTTTCATTAATGGTTATACCCAGGGAGAGATACCGGATTATCAAGCAGCGGCTTTTTTGATGGCGGCTTTTTTTCAGGGATTATCTCCCCGGGAAACCGGCGATTTAACCATGGCCATGGCTAATTCCGGTGAACAGGCGGATTTATCGGCCATACCCGGCATTAAGGTGGACAAACATTCCACCGGCGGCGTAGGGGATAAAACTACTTTAATTTTAGGGCCGCTGGTGGCAGCTGCCGGGGTGCCGGTGGCTAAAATGTCCGGCCGCGGCCTGGGACATACCGGTGGCACCATTGACAAGCTGTCGTCTGTTCCGGGGTTTCAGGTGAACCTGGACAACCGGCGTTTTCTCCGGCAAGTAAAAGACATTAAGCTGGCGGTGGTGGCCCAAACCGGGCACTTAGCCCCGGCAGATAAAAAGCTTTATGCCCTGCGGGATGTTACCGCTACTGTAGACAGCATTCCCTTAATAGCAGCTTCTGTAATGAGCAAAAAAATTGCCGCCGGTGCAGATGCCATAGTGCTGGATGTAAAGGTGGGCAGCGGTGCCTTTATGAAAAATCCTGAGGCAGCCTTTACCCTGGCCGGCACCATGGTGGATATCGGCTGCCGGGTCGGACGCCAAACCGTGGCGCTGGTTACTGATATGGACCAGCCCCTGGGCAATGCTATAGGCAACGCTTTGGAGGTTAAGGAAGCTATTGACACCTTGAAGGGTCAGGGGCCGCAGGATTTGCGCCGCTTGTGCTTAAGCCTGGGCAGTGAAATGATCATGCTGGCGGGTCAGGCAGCTGATTTTGCAACCGCCCACAGCCGCCTGAGCCAGATCCTGGACAGTGGTTTAGCCTTAGCCAAATTTAAAGAGTTTATCAATGCCCAGGGTGGTAACGGGCAAATTGTTGACCAATACGAGTTGTTGCCCCAAGCCCCGGTTGTTTATGCTGTGGCTGCTGCGACGGCTGGCTATGTAGAAGCTATTCAAGCGGAACAAATCGGCCTGGCGGCCATGCAGCTGGGGGCCGGACGGGCTACTAAAGAGGCAGCCGTTGATTTAGCGGTGGGCGTAGTGTTGCGTAAAAAAGTAGGTGACCGGGTGAATACGGGCGAGCCCCTTTGTGATATTCATGCCCGGGATGAGGAAAGTGCACGCCGGGCGGAGAATATCATCCGCCAGGCTTACACTATCGGCAACCAGGCACCTGAAAAAAGAAAGCTTATCCTTGGCAAAGTAACCGGTGCAGGCAGATATGAATTCTGACATTTCTCAGGGAGTATGCCTACAATACTTAACGAGGCGTCTCCCTGATTTATTTTTTCCAGCAACTCCCTCCTGGTCTGGCGGCATATTACATGGCCAAAAGATAACAATAATAGTAAGGAGATGAATAGAGAACCTGGAGGGGGAAAGCCAATGCAACCAAAGTTTAAGTATATCTTGATCATTATCTGTCTGTTATTATCGGCAATTTTTGCTTTATCAACCGCCCTGGCCGCTCCGGCAAGCCAAAATCAACCTAAGTCGGTTAACCAGGCAAGCCAGGGTGATCAATCAGCTGCCGCTTCGCTGGAGACTACGGCGGCTACTGCTGTTTTAACGGATTATTTGTCGGGGCAGATTTTATATGATAAAAATATGCATCAGCCCAGGCCCATGGCCAGTGTTACCAAGCTGATGACCATGCTGTTGATTTGTGAAGCAGAGGCCCAGGGGAAAATTAAATTGACAGACAAAGTGGCAGTCAGTGAGCATGCTGCCGGAATGGGCGGTTCCCAGGTCTTTTTGGAGCCGGGAGAGGAAATGACCGCCAAGGAATTATTAATTTCCATCGCAACCGGTTCAGCCAACGATGCCAGTGTGGCCATGGCTGAACAGGTGGCCGGGTCGGAGGAAGCCTTTGTGGCTATGATGAACGATAAAGCTAAAGAAATGGGACTGAAAAACACCCATTTTGCCAACCCCACCGGCTTACCGGCAGAAAACCACTATACTTCTGCCTACGACATGGCTCAAATTTTGCGCGAGTGTTTAAGATATCCTTTATTCCGGGAAGTTTCCGCCATTTATGAGTATGACCTGCGGGGCGGCGAATTTAAACTTTGGAATACCAATAAGCTTCTCAAGTGGTATCCCGGCGCGGATGCCGGCAAAACCGGCTGGACCAACGAAGCCGGCTACTGCCTGGCGGCCACTGCCAAACGGGACGGTTTGCGCTTGATTTCGGTAGTGCTGGGCTGTCCCATGCCGCGTACGCATTTCCAGGAAACCATTAAAATCTTTAACTACGGCTTTGCCAGATATAAGGCGGTTAACCTGGCGGAAGCAGGACAGGTGGTAAAGGAAATTCCGGTGGGCAAGGGAGAGGTTGAAAAAGTGCCGGTAATTACTAAGGAGCCGGTTGGTCTGGTGGTACCCAAAGGGCAGGAGAAATCTGTCCGGGGTAAAATCAACCTGCCGGAAATGATTAACGCTCCTGTGCAAAAGGGGCAGACCGTTGGCAGTTATGTATTAATCAAAGACGGCCGGGAGGTGCTCAAGGTAGATTTAGTGGCAGGCCGGGAAGTCAAAAAAGCTTCGCCCCTGCAGTTGTTAAATGACATGCTGAACAGGGTGTACAGTTTGGATTAACAAACCTGCCGCCAACCGACTGTGACAAACCTTGTCGGTGGTTTATGATCCCCTTTAGCTCCGGTCTACGCACCGACAGCACTATGATTCGCTCCGTTCGCCATTGATGTCGCCTCAAACGGGCCATCCTGGCCCGGTTCGGCTGGCGCCCACGTCCTGTGGGCGCCACCCCAATGGCTCCTACGCTTATCAAGTGCTGTTACCGGTGCTTCGACAAGTCGCCGGCAGGGGATCATAAAACCACTTTTTTGTTATTACAGCTTTGTATGCATATTGCACAGTGTTAACCAATGACTGCTTTCTTCGACATTAGTTTTGGAAATTTTTAGCAGGAATTCCCGGAGATAAAATAGAAAATGGCATGGCAGGGAATTTCTTGGGAAGGGGAGACTGTCGGGATGCATTTAGATATGGAATATCAACAGGAAACCTTGCTGGTTCGCCTGGGAGGAGATTTAGACCTGGGTGTGGCCGATCAATTGCGTAAAACTTTAGATAATCAATTAGATGAAAAAAAAATAAAAAATTTAATTTTAAATTTAAACCGGGTAACCTTTATCGACAGTTCCGGTTTAGGGGTAATTTTAGGACGATACAAGCGTTTGGCTAATCAAGGAGGTAAAGTTATCCTGGTGGGGGCACAACCGCAGGTGAAAAGAATATTAGAGCTGTCCGGCCTGCTGCAGATTATGGAAGATTATCCTGACGAGCCCAAGGCATTGAGCAAGATTGTTTAAAGGAGTGGTGGCGGTGAAGATGCTTAACCGGTGTACCCTGGAGTTTG is part of the Desulforamulus hydrothermalis Lam5 = DSM 18033 genome and encodes:
- a CDS encoding 3-methyl-2-oxobutanoate dehydrogenase subunit VorB is translated as MSKVLMKGNEAIGEGAIRAGCRHFFGYPITPQSELPHYLAKRMPEVGGVFLQAESETSSINMVYGAAGAGCRVLTSSSSPGLSLMQEGISYLVGAELPCVIVNVMRGGPGLGNIAPAQSDYFQAVKGGGHGDYKLIVLAPASVQEIIDLMQVAFDLADRYRTPVMLVGDGILGQMMEPVELADEVTLPAMPAKPWAAGGLRGREKPNIINSLYIVPEQCEKLNQRLFAKYAEIAAKETRWEEYQLADAEIVLTGFGTAARIAKSVVDKARAAGIKAGLIRPITLWPFPSEVYARAAAHAASFLCIEMSMGQMVEDVKLAVNGQRPVHFYGRSGGMVPLAKDVLAELKKVMAGGAE
- a CDS encoding thiamine pyrophosphate-dependent enzyme gives rise to the protein MTKVIFKRPQALTDKQFHYCPGCTHGIIHRLVAEVIDEMNIRDNTVGVCPVGCAVFAYDYFNLDMFQAAHGRAPAVATGIKRSLPDRMVFTYQGDGDLASIGTAEIVHAAARGEKITTIFVNNAVYGMTGGQMAPTTLPGQKTTTTPGGRQKETAGLPVKVSEMLATLDGAAYIARVSVHDPKHIMQAKMAIRKAFAVQQAGLGFALVEVLSTCPTNWGLTPKEALKWLADNMIPYYPLGVYKEPAEVK
- a CDS encoding 2-oxoacid:acceptor oxidoreductase family protein, which gives rise to MLQEILIAGFGGQGVLSTGQLLAYAGMLENKQVAWIPSYGPEMRGGTANCGVTISDEPISSPLVTEPTTLIVMNRPSLEKFEPAVVPGGLILINASLVDRQVKRNDVQVMEIHANQIAEELGNVKVANNVILGALIELTGIVSVESVVESLKKVLPARRHNMIPVNRQALEKGAQLAREMKK
- a CDS encoding M20/M25/M40 family metallo-hydrolase, coding for MVNKERIIQEFLQLVQVDSESGAERQLADLLKEKLTDLGLAVDEDEAGNFIEVGRRTGNLIATLPANGGAGPLLLLSAHMDTVKPGRGVRPRRANGIIASAGDTVLGSDDKAGITAILECLRVIQEEKIAHGGIQVVFTIAEEIGLVGAKNLDYSRIKARLGFVLDSGGPPGEIIIKAPTQYSFTATVKGKAAHAGIAPEQGINAIVVAAHAIAGMRVGRIDRDTTANIGLLNSGVATNIVPEQAVVQGEARSIDPVKAEEQIQHMVDEFNKAAAKFGATAEVEVVKEYDAFNLSPDALPVRIARQAAEKLGLKPLLGQTGGGSDANIFNGRGIVCANLGIGMSKVHTTEEFISEENLVTNAQLMVEIVKTAQQTKE
- a CDS encoding DUF3866 family protein — translated: MIRTRLGVVKEITGTRKGLTECLVEAAGEIQRAVNYDELTGQLQAGDQVLLNTTAVYKKLGTGGFHFVMANLSRPEKEVQPAGHIMKMRYSPCQVKVLSVEDPDSPHAAVMQQTDSLDGTPVIIGTLHSMLAPAAAALKKLGGGRLQVAYLMTDGAALPLPLSKLVDELKAKGLIQQTVTCGHAFGGDLEAINIYTGLFACKAVAGADVIIAAMGPGIVGSGSRYGFTGVEQGEIINAVNILGGRPIAIPRLSFADARPRHRGISHHTRTALGRIALTKATVTLPKLAPDKMETVLQQLEASGISQKHQIAVLDAQPALAALQEYNLQVTTMGRGVTEDPEFFLAAGAAGIYAADILSGSKSADSTI
- the spoIIM gene encoding stage II sporulation protein M, producing MAKGIKNMWKASWRDSWPVYLLGLATLLAGLCFGCWGAYHLDGSQAGRLSVLIDSFVNQAGSMTVDRQQAVKNAIANNLFLVGLFYLLGLTVIGMPAVLVLLSARGFSLGFTIGFLTRDKVGEGMVIALASVMPQNVLFIPAIYLAGVAALSFSWLLIKRLLDSKQPVLPGLLGYHVLMLVVCCIAAAAGLVEAFVTPDLTRAAINLLIK
- a CDS encoding alpha/beta-type small acid-soluble spore protein, with translation MTQQLTNMNLPYDLIKGAAFSGLVPRELVPYVKPALTEFRNEMAAELGMPDYARIDKGELPSRRNGEVGGGMTKKMVAFAEAVLAWHYKNRCLLKE
- a CDS encoding DUF441 domain-containing protein, whose protein sequence is MTRGNIFLLILLFMGFAADSGLLATAACILLILKLSRLNRVITIIERRGLEVGLIFLMLSVLVPLANDHLIYRDLLITTLSPQGILALIGGALATHMNGEGLKLLKLDPQLIFGMVIGSLIGIIFLGGIPIGPLMAAGLAALFLEVIYWLK